Proteins encoded within one genomic window of Micromonospora halotolerans:
- a CDS encoding response regulator transcription factor, producing MVVDDHPMWREGVARDLTEAGHLVVATSGEGRQAVRVAAAARPDVVVLDLQLPDVSGVEVIQGLRAVLPEVRVLMLSASGEPQSVLDAVKAGATGYLLKSAAPAEFLDAVRRTAAGEPVFTPGLAGLVLGEYRRLAATPAAPHDEAPRLTERETEVLRLVAKGLSYKQIAERLGLSHRTVQNHVQNTLGKLQLHNRVELTRYAIERGLDG from the coding sequence ATGGTGGTCGACGACCACCCGATGTGGCGCGAGGGCGTGGCCCGCGACCTCACCGAGGCCGGCCACCTGGTGGTGGCCACCAGCGGGGAGGGGCGGCAGGCGGTCCGGGTGGCCGCGGCCGCCCGCCCCGACGTGGTCGTGCTCGACCTGCAACTGCCGGACGTCTCCGGCGTCGAGGTGATCCAGGGGCTGCGCGCCGTGCTGCCCGAGGTGCGGGTGCTCATGCTGTCGGCGAGCGGCGAGCCGCAGAGCGTGCTGGACGCGGTCAAGGCCGGCGCCACCGGCTACCTGCTGAAGTCGGCCGCGCCGGCCGAGTTCCTGGACGCGGTGCGCCGCACGGCGGCCGGCGAGCCGGTCTTCACCCCGGGCCTGGCCGGGCTGGTGCTGGGGGAGTACCGGAGGCTGGCCGCGACGCCGGCCGCCCCGCACGACGAGGCACCCCGGCTCACCGAGCGGGAGACCGAGGTGCTGCGCCTGGTGGCGAAGGGCCTGTCGTACAAGCAGATCGCCGAGCGGCTCGGGCTGTCCCACCGGACGGTGCAGAACCACGTGCAGAACACCCTCGGCAAGCTCCAGCTGCACAACCGGGTCGAGCTGACCCGGTACGCGATCGAGCGGGGCCTGGACGGCTGA
- a CDS encoding DUF5709 domain-containing protein: MRDNEFPTPVSDTEANGLPDTADDDSTANDDVLTGREADGPDPAQLPADRTPVAVDRFGTTAEEQLDGESLDYKLQREQYERPADDPLAGTVDPDIAAEADSEEAAAQAQLDADVIDPGPTSDPHSPVSIYDHGQLGTVADHEVGRLVEPDEGAHTDQETDNVAYDAGAAGGGATAEELAIHETRPPEAT; encoded by the coding sequence ATGCGCGACAACGAGTTCCCCACCCCCGTGTCCGACACCGAGGCGAACGGCCTGCCCGACACCGCCGACGACGACTCGACCGCCAACGACGACGTCCTGACCGGGCGCGAGGCCGACGGACCGGATCCCGCCCAGCTGCCCGCCGACCGCACCCCCGTCGCCGTGGACCGCTTCGGCACCACCGCGGAGGAGCAGCTCGACGGCGAGTCGCTGGACTACAAGCTCCAGCGCGAGCAGTACGAGCGGCCCGCCGACGACCCGCTGGCCGGGACGGTCGACCCGGACATCGCCGCCGAGGCGGACAGCGAGGAGGCCGCCGCGCAGGCCCAGCTCGACGCCGACGTGATCGACCCGGGGCCGACCTCCGACCCGCACTCCCCGGTCTCCATCTACGACCACGGCCAGCTCGGCACCGTCGCCGACCACGAGGTGGGGCGGCTGGTCGAGCCGGACGAGGGCGCACACACCGACCAGGAGACCGACAACGTCGCGTACGACGCCGGCGCGGCCGGTGGCGGGGCGACCGCGGAGGAGCTGGCCATTCACGAGACCCGGCCGCCCGAGGCGACCTGA